The Candidatus Aminicenantes bacterium genome includes the window GGCTTGCCGTCGAGCAGCACCGTACAGCCGCCGCATTCGCCGCGGTTGCAGACGCGCTTTGTCCCCGTCAACCGAAGCCGGTCGCGCACGACCTGGAGCAGGGTCTCCCGGGCCTCGACCTGCAGGGCGATTTTTCTCCCGTTAACGGTCAAGCTGATCCGCCGGGTCTTGGAGGTTTCGACCTCGCCGGGGCCGGCTTGGGTCGCGGGTTCCTTGCCCAGCAGCCGCCCGGCCACGCCGACGCCGGCGGTGCCGCCGCCGATCGTCTTCAGGAAGCCGCGACGGGAAACGGCGCTTTTCTTCTCGGGCTTGTCGTCGGCCATCGCCGCCCTCTTCAGACCAGCCGCAGGGCGGCGATGAGGGCCAGGCTAACGGCCGTGGTGGCCGCAGGGACGACCAAGCGGAGCCCGGGCCGCCCGGCTTCCCATGCTTCGAACCGGGCGACGAAGCGATACGCCAGCGGCACGGCCAAGGCGCCGATCACGACGGCGATGGGGGCGAAGGCGATCGACAGCGGCAGAGCGGTTCCCGCCAGGACGCAGGCCGGGATGCCGGTCGCGAGCTTGACGGCCGGGAAGGCGGCGGCGGAGAGGAGTCCGGCTCCGGCCCCCAGCAGCATCCGGCCCCGGAGGCTGCGACCCGCTGCGCGGCCAAAAATGGCGAACAGGCCCACGATCGCGGCGCCCTCGACGACGAAGGCGAACATCGGGTTGCCGATGGCGCCGCTTTTAACCGGAAGCCCCAGTAGCGCGGCGTCGAAGAGCTTGAGCCCTAGAGCCAGGCCTACCGCCAGCGCGGGGCCCCAGGAGCGGCGGGCCCGCAGTCGCGAGCCGGCGAGGAAGAAGATCGCCGTACCGGTCATAATCGAGCCTGAAGCCAAGCGGGCGCATGACTGCAAGGCCAATCCGAGTCCGGCCTCGGCCAGGCCCCAGACGGAGCCCAGAACGATGACCAATCCGATTCCTTCCCAGCGGGTTGTTCGGGGCATGGCGGCCTCCTAGAGGGGATGGTGCCATTATATCCAAAAAGCGGCCGCGAAAGCATAGGGGGGCGATCATGGCCCGGGGATGAACCTTCCGGGCCCGGGTTTCGTCTTTAGGAGCGAGGAATCCCGAGAAGGTGCCGAGTTCCGTGGAAAGGACACGACCGATGACCGAACGAATCAGCCGCCGCAGCCCCGCTCGCACTCCCTTGGCCGTCATTTTTGTTCTGACGATGCTTGGCCTTCCCCATCTTCAGGCCGCTCCGCCCAAGGCGCCCGAAAAGATGCGCCTGGAGATTCCACGGTTGAGCGCCGCGCCCCGCATCGACGGGTTCATCGAGCCCGGCATCTGGGAGAAAGAGGCCCTCCGGCTCGACAATTTCGTCCAGCTCTCGCCCAAAGCCGGCGAACCCACCACGATGAAGACGATCGCCTACGTCGGCTTCGACGCGAAGGCCGTCTATTTCGCCTTCCGCTGCATCGACCCCGAGCCCAAGAAGCTCCGGGCTTCGATTACCCGCCGGGACGGCTGCCTGGACGACGATTGGATCATCGTCTTTCTCGATACCTTCAACGAGAAGCGCCGGGCCGCCACCTTCGGCGTCAACCCGGTCGGCGTCCAGATGGATTTCGTCCGGATCGAGGAAGGCGGGAACGACAACATGGACGATTCCTGGGATACGGATTGGAATTCGGAAGGCCGGATCGACGACCAGGGATACACAGTCGAGCTGGCCATCC containing:
- a CDS encoding (2Fe-2S)-binding protein, encoding MADDKPEKKSAVSRRGFLKTIGGGTAGVGVAGRLLGKEPATQAGPGEVETSKTRRISLTVNGRKIALQVEARETLLQVVRDRLRLTGTKRVCNRGECGGCTVLLDGKPVYACHMLAVQADGKGVETVEGLAAGGKLNPLQQAFIDKDGYQCGYCTPGFLMAATALLRKTKTPTLDEIKSAVSGNLCRCGNYPKIHAAVAAAAEAMRRG